The sequence TGTCGATCAAATGCAGATTCTTGATCACCATATACCACGGAATCAGTCCACCATTGAACATCATCGTAAATACAATAATCCATATATAGAAATTTCTGCTCTTGAACTCCGAACGCTCCTTAGCCAGCGGGAACGCCATCAGAATGGTCAATGCAAAGTTTATCGCTCCACCAATTAATACCCGCTTCACCGAGACCGCAAAAGAGTCAAAAAAGCGATGATCACTTAACATGTACTTATAAGAGTAAAACGTGAAATCTACCGGAAACAAGGTAACCCGACCGGCCGCAGCTGCCGATTTCCCGCTTAAGGAGAGCGAGACAATATACACCAGCGGCAGTAGACATAGTAATGTAATGAATGACATCAGCAGTAGCAATAGAATATCGGGTGCTTTAATACGCTGTTTGGCTGAAGGCAGCATGGAGATACCTCCTTTCCCTGCAAATAGTGCGACTAAAAGATACGATAATTAGCATACTTGGCGGCCAGCCGGTAGGAGATGAATATCAGCACAAAGCCTACCAATGATTTCATGCTGCCGACAGCCGTAGCCAGACCGAATTGATACTGTACCAATCCAATCCGGTAGACGTACGTATCAATAATGTCTCCCGATTGATAGACCAGCGGATTGTAAAGGTTGTATATCTGATCGAAGCCAGCATTCAGTACCTGACCGATATTGAGTGTAGTGATCAGCACAATTGTAGGCAGAATGCCAGGCAAGGTGACACTCCATATTTTGCGAAGCCGCCCGGCTCCGTCTATTTCTGCCGCTTCATACAACGATGGATTAATGGCTGTCAGCGCTGCCAGAAAAATGATGGCATTGAAGCCGAATTCCTTCCACACATCGCTTAGCACCACCACAATCGGAAACCAGAAGTTGCTTCCCAGAAAAAAGACCGTGTCCCCAAATAGGCCCTTTACTATCTTGTTCACGATCCCTTGAGCAGATAGCATATCTGTTAAAATCCCCGCCAGGATGACCCATGACAAGAAATGAGGCAAATAAATAATCGTCTGGAACCAGCGCTTACTTCGGTTGAAGACCAGCTCATGCAGCAGCAGCGCGGTTCCTACGGGTACAAGAACCTGCATGATCATTTTTAAGATAGAGATGTATAGTGTATTGAACAAGATCCGCTTGCTATCGTCTAACTGGAACATGTAGATGAAATTATCGAATCCTACCCACTTTGAGCCTGTTATCCCTTTGACGGGAATAAAATCCTGAAACGCAATGGCAATACCGAATAAGGGGATGATGCCAAAGATGATGATAAACACCATACCCGGAGCAAGCATAAGATGATATTGGAGCGCGTTGCTTTTCTTCCCCATGTCTCCCCTCCATTCATAAATATTATTGTGCAGCATTTACTTATTGATCTGCGCCTCAACCTCTTCTGTAATCTGGTCACCGCCCTGTGACTTCCACTTCTCTACAAAGCTGTCGAAATAGTCTACAGACTCGGAGCCCATAATAATCTTCAGCATGGTTTCGTCTTCCAGCTTCTGAAGATTGGCCCATTTCCCCCGCATCGTATCTGTCTGATCATAGAAGACACCCTGCTTCTGGCTAACGCCATCTCCGGCCAGGATTAAGGCGCCTGTAAGGAACGCATTGCGCTGCGACCAGGCAGCCATATCTTTCTTCGGTGTTTCTTTATCCTTTAAATAGGACTCATATACCTGCTTAGCTTCACCCTGAAGCGTATCGACTGCCGCACTGCCGTCAATAACGGATTGAACAGCCAGTGCCTTTTTCTCTTTGTCATCATAGTTGCTGAGCAGCAGTGTAAAAGGCATATTCATCCATTGATAAGGGTCCATCTCCACGATCCCTTCTCCCTGCAGTTGGTCGATATCAAACTGCATATTCAAGGTTTTCAGCACCGCTTCAGGATGCTCATAGCCCTTACGGACAACAAGGTAGCTGGCACTTGCCGCAGCCAGATGTGTATTCATCTTGCCTTCTTTGCCTTCTGGTGCCAGATACGCAGCCCATTCCGCCTTAGAATCCTGACTCACCGCATCGTTGAGTGGAGAATACGGCAGCCACCAAGGACCGAAAAAGATACCGGCTTTACCGCTGACAATAAGCTCAGTAGCCTGTTCCGGCTTTTTCACGGCAAATTCCTTATCGATTAATCCCTCTTTAACCATATCCTGCAGCTTGGCGAGCGCTTCCTTCATCTGAGGCTGGATTGAGCCGTATACTACCTTTCCTTGCTCATCCTTCACCCAGAGCTCCGGATAGGCGTCGAAAGCACTGAAGATCGTATCAAAGCCATATTGACTGTTGCCGATATTGACAATCTGCTGGGTGCCGAGAATACCTGACGCTCCCTTCTTTTTCTGGAACGCTTTGGTCACCGCAATGATATCATCCAGCGTCTTCGGCGCTGGCAAATTCAGTTCATCGAGCCAATCCTGCCGCACCCATAGCAGATTTTCTGCATCAGCTCCGGGACTGACATTTGGGAAGGCTCTTAGCTTGCCGTCGAAGGTAGCTGAGTTCAGGCTGTAACCGTTCGTTGAGTCATAAGCTGCCTTTAAGCTTGGGGAAACATAATTCTCATAGACCCCGGTCAAGTCCTCCAGCATATCCGCATTGACCAACTGAACCAGCTGTTGCTTATCAACTACTATGACATCGGGGAGGTCCCCACCCGTGAGACTAAGGCTTACTTTCTGTCTGTACGCATCGCCTGAGCTTGTCGCCTGCCAGTCATCGACGTATTTGATATTCAGTTTTTCCGAAAAATAACGGGTCAGCTCATTATCCTCCACAGTCGATCCACTGGGCAACTTGGGATCCACGGCCGCCTCTTTGCCTATACTGATCGTCACCTGCTCCGCCATTGGAGCATACGGGTCCTGCTTCCCTACCGCTGTCTCTGCATTGTTTTTCCCGGCATCGGCGTTATTTCCGGCATTGTTAGCGGTATTGTCAGCAGCATTGGAGCAAGCCGATAGTACCAATATAGAGCCCAATAAAAGCGTGGTCAGCTTTCGTCTTTTCATTGTTGTCTCCCCCTGTAGCTTATTGAGTTTACAGCTAAAGTATAAAGTCAAACGCTCCGAATCCGGGTTAGAAACACGTCCCTGGTTTGAGGGTTATTGTATCCGCTTTCAAAAAAGGGTTGCAGCTATCTGACCATTTTCGGACGGTCACGCACGAAATTCCTACTTCAACATGTTCTAGAGGAAAGAAACCGCTTTGCCTTACCCTCTCCCCTCTGAATTCTCCCAGAGGTTCTGTTGCAATGGATTCTGAGCCCGATATGCGGACGGAAGCAGCCCGTACTGCTTCTGGAACATTTTACTGAAGTATTTCTCATCCTTGAAGCCGACCTGCTGGGCGATACTATAGATGGGTTTGCTGCTCTGCAGTAGCAGTTGGCGTGCCTTGTAAAGGCGCAGCTCTTTTACATAATCCTGAAAGGCCTTACCGGTAACCCCCTTAAAGCTTTGACTGAAATAGGTCCGGCTCATATTGGCTACATCTGCTACTTCATTTTGGCTGAAATCAAGTTCTTCTTTGGCGTGCATATATTGAACCGCTTGAAGAATACCATTAACCACTTCCGTGGTATGCTTCTCGCGGAACAGCAGGTTACCCAGATAATCACGTTCCTCCTGCATTACCAGACGCCAGTCCTTCCAACAACGACTCTGTTCCAAGCGCGAAATCCAGTGCAGTGAACGCTCTAGGGACAGCAACAGATAACCTGTCTTTAACAGCACGGGATAGACGATATTCTTCAGCAACGGCAGCGATAGCCGGAATAGTGTGGTCTGTTGCATCAATTGCTCATACTGCTTATTATCATAAATCCATTTCAGATCTTGCCATAATAATTGACAGGCTTCTGCGGAAGACTCCTCCATGATATCCCTCTGTGGAAGTTCCACAGTCAAGGAGCCTGAAGGCTCGCCGATAAGATCAAAGAGGGCATCATAAAACGACTTGGATTGCAGTGAAGTTTGTTTTGTCTCTACACGACTGCTGGCTTTGTTCTGGACACTCATCGCAATTCGTTCCAGAACCTCGTCCATGACATCCGTCTCCAGATCATTTTTAACTACATAATCTATTGCTCCCATCCGGATCGCCTGCTGGGCAAAGGCAAATTCCTCATGACAGGACAGCACAACAACCAAAGTCGCAGGATAGTGATTCTTCAGTTCCTCCATCAGCTCGAAGCCAGACATTTCCGGCATCATCAAATCGGTAAAAACAATATCCGCCGGTTCAACAGCCATACATTCCAGCGCCTTGGACCCATTCATCGCTTCCGATATGACTTTCATCCCGTATTTCTCCCAGGGCATCATTGAAATCAAGCCCCGGCGTACCAGCTTCTCATCATCAACAACCAGTACCTTCATAATGCCCCATCCTTTCTAGTATCCGGTATAGTGATTGAGACCGTGGTCCCGCCCTGCTCCGTGCTGACCATTTCCAGTTTACTGCGCCCCTCAGTGAAGCTGTTCAGACTGCGGATCACATAATTAAGCCCTATGCCCATGCCCGATGAATTACGTATTTCCTTCTCTCCATGCAGCATATCTTCAATCTGCGCGTCGGTCATCCCTTTACCGTTATCCCTAACCTCGATCTGTATGCTGTCCAGCCTCATCTGTGCACTCACCACAATGACCCCCCCCGTCTCAGGGAGCCCATGGTAAAGAGCATTCTCAACAATAGGCTGCAATATAAACCGCGGCATAGACACATCCATTATTTCCTGCGGAATCTCGTAACGCACATCAAATTCGTAATCATATCTAATTTTCTGCAATTCCACGTAGTCTTTTAAAGTCTGTATTTCATCATGAAGCGCCACAATCTTTCCCGATTTAGCCAAATTATATTTCAGAACCTTCGTAAATAGCGACAGGAAACGGTCTATTTCGTGCTGTCCATTCATACGGGCCAGCCACTGTGCTGTGTTTACCGTATTATACAGAAAATGAGGGTTAATCTGCGCCATCAGCTTCTCCATCTCAATTTCCTGCTGCTCCTTGACCTTGTTCTCTACCTCAACAATCAGTTCCCCGATCTGATGATGCATTCCGTTAAAACGGTCTATGAGATAATCGAATTCCTTAAGCCCGGTCATGGGCAGGCCCACATGCGCCCGTCGATTCGTCAAATCGCGAATCCCCCGGTGTATTCGCTGCAGCGGGCCAAGCACCACCTTCCAGATCCGCAGTGCCAGCAGCAAGGAAATCACCAGCGCTAGGCCAGCCACCAGCGAGAAGCCCACTAGCCAGGTCCTGCTCTCACGGTGATAGTCCCGCTTGCTTATAAAGACTACCAGATTCCAGCCTTGCTTCGCCGTCTCCTCGAATGCATAATATTCCTTTTGCTGCTGGTTATGGTATACACTCCCTTCCGGGAACCAATCCGGCTTGTCGCTATATAAAACTACACCATTCTTGTCAGTCAGCAAATGGAACGCATTCATTCCATACTGCTCCATATTCAACACCTGCTGCAGCACCTTCGAATTCGTCTCCACGTATGCATAAAGGGGGTGTTCCGGATCACCCATCTTGCGGACAATGGAGAATACCGGGGTATCGTTATATTTATATAGAGTTAAATGCGGACTATTATAGGTGATGTCCCCCCGGGCAGCCATCACGGGAAGCGCTGTCAATAAAGGCTGTTTGTCTCTTGTAAGGAGTGTTTCGTACATCATGCGCTCCTTCTTGCTGTCATAATAAAACATTAGGCCCGTATTCAAATTGGAAGCATTCAACAGATTGATATTTCGCTGAATATCAGTATTGAGCTGGGCAGCCTCAAAGGAATCTGCCGTCTCCAGTAGCTGTTCCATGTCCTGTCCGACGAATCCTTCAAAAGACATCTGCTGCGATACGTCATACAGATTATTCAGGGTAGATTCCAGCGTCTGCAGCACTCGCTGCAGATTACCCTCAATTCCTTTTTCAATTTTATTATCCAGAATAGAGGAAATGGAATATAAGGCTAGGGTTCCTGTCATAATCAGCGGAATCATAGCGCTGGTCAGCAGCGTCCAGTACATTTGGCCTCTCAGCGTATCCCCGCCGAAGGACCTGCGAAGGCTTCCCGTCTTTCTGTTCATGTCTTCATCCGCTTTCTTGTGGAGGTATGGTATCCAGCCTGTAGTATATATAACATTATATTGGTAAAGCAACAAAAAACGCGGTCTCCGAAAATTGGAAAATCCGCGCTAGATATTGTGTTTGTTCAATCAACGGTTAAATACACGCTGAAAAAATGGTTTATAAATGTAATATATATAAGATACTCGAAGAGATTTTTGTACTTGGTTTGTTTAACTTGGCGGTCATCATAGTCATAAACGAATAGATTTTTTCCACTCACTACCGGCAGTAACAGAATATATAACTGTAAAAGCAAAATAGCCGCCACCAAAAGCCTCAATAAACTTCTTATAATCTTCTGGTAAGCTAATTTTCAACTGATCTTCTACAGCTTCAAGCTCGGCTGTTGTTCCAACAGGGTCTGCATCAAGTCCGAACCATATTGGTTGGCCGATGTCCTAATAAATCTTGTTTCATTTATGACCATTTCTTATGCGTACAGTAATTCGAGAAATCTTTATACGGGTATTAAGCAGCTTATATGTGTATTGATTAAACCTTGAAAGGCATGAAGCCAGTCAAGGTTTATAATTATTTACATTACATGGATATTATCTATTGCAATGCTGTCTTCTTGAGTATTAACAGTTGCCGATAAAGTTAAGTCACTTTTTTGATTATCAAACCACAATTCATATTCAACTACATATTCGGAAGTGCGTCCAACTTGAATAATGATAGCCGATTTAAAATCCTCTTCAGTAGGAAAGAAGGGCTTTCCTCCATAATCTTCAATTGCAAAGATAATCTCTTCTTTTGTTAATCTGCCATTCTCACCTCTAGAAACTATCAGGTCATACTCACCATTAACTAATAATGTAACTAATTCATGGAGTTTTATCAGAATCATTTCTTCATGAGCCAAACTTATCTCCCCCTTCGATTCCCTTGGCATTCTTGTAACTGTATTAGGTTCCGAGCCAAAATCTTTCATAAAGGTAAGCATATAAATTACTATATTGCTTTTTTCCAACACCAAATTTTTGGTCCCAATAAACGAATAGATTGGGTTCACTCAATCCCTCTTCATTTACATGACCATAGCAACCCCCAGCCCGATTGATTCTTATATTATTCCATTCACTACCGAAAGGAACATTTACTTATAAAACTCTTCTATCGAGATTACTTCAATAGATTTGCAATAAAAATCAATAAATTGAAATCCATCATTTTCACCATATCCGCTGTCATCATGCACATGATAACGCTGGATACTAACCACTCCCTGTTCCTTCATATCATGAATGATTAAACCACCTGATAAAGGGAAAGATGTTGCATTTCTAATCGTTAAATCATCTATATCATAGTATCTAAACCTTATTTTGAATGGCTCCTTTGTTTCCAAAAGGATAACATGAAAGGTGAGATCAAGCGTTCCAAGATAACTGTCCTCATAATCGGTTTCAACATTATATTCAATTTTTACAATTCTCTCGTATACCCACGTACCACGAAGAGTATTTTTTATCATTTCTATATTTTTTATATGCATTATTTAATACCTCCCGCATCAATCTTTAAAAATTATATTTCTTTAATGCTTTTTCCTGCATCTTGATAAATGTATTCGTGTAAATGTGGTGGATTAGGATGATGCTTTGCATTACCATGATCGCTATAATCAATCCTGTACGTTTGCTTACCAGCCTGATCATAAATCACTCGGGAATTTTCGATCTGACCACTTGAACCTAATCGGCATTTTTATTTCCTTTCAACAGAACTGGATTCAGCGGTCCCTTACTTTACCACCATGCATTCTGCATCTAGCGTTTTTCATTGGCATATTACCACAGCAAGTACCTTGTCGTGTCTTTGCTCCGCATATTGCCGTCTGATCTTTCATCATGGTTGTACTCTCCTCGTTACTTGCATGGAGTTCGTCTGTTTTGTATCCTTCGACAGACTGACCGGCGGTTATCAGGACACAATGTCAGACAAGTCATTATTGCCCGTTCCCATCGGGCGGAAATCGTTTCACTAATTCCACCTTCAGAAATTGCGCATAGCTGTCCAGTATCTCCTTCTCCGCAAACTTGTCAGTCGGGAAGCGGAACTCATGTAGCTTTTGCAGTCGGGTGGTAAACGCCTTATACTCGTCACGCTTTACTATCCCTTGCACCCACAGTGTCAACCCTCGTTCGTTGACTTGCTTCCGCACACCGCCGATAAACTCATATGTTTTCTCGCTCATCAGCAGATATGGATGACAATGGAGGTAATTCGGCAAGTTCTTTGATGTGCCGCTCAATCGACTTGGAACTGCATCCGACATCATGGGCAATCGTCTCGATTGTGGGATAACACAGCGCCTTATCGCTCATATAAGCGATTAAATCTATCAGGATTAATTTCTCATACGCACTCAAGCCGATACACCGTAGAATCTTCAGTGGTGCTTTGATGTAGCCGTTGTGGTGGGACGTGAACTGATTAGCCCGGCTCACTTCGTCCATGTACGTATTGGCAGCTTGGCTGCTCTTTTTCAGCCATAAGTCATTCATTTTCATTACCCTCCTCCTTAGTGTCCCGCCGCTCAGCGGCTATGAAGTCAGGAAGGCGGCTAGCCTGAACGTATCCTTTACCTGTGTATGTAAACTGCTCGTCAGCAGAGTTCTTTCTTACGCTGTAACAATCGCTTTAATCGTTAGATGAGTTGCGGACATAATCAAAATTCGATTTAGCCGTCCTTACTATCAATGGTCGTGTCATCTATCTTAGAAGTTGCAATACCTTTTCATCCTCTCTATCGGGGCGGTATACTTTACAGTTGCGATGGATTTTAGAAAAAACCGCAGAAAACGAAGATAACAAAAAACAGGTCAATCATGGTTGTAACTGACCATAATCTACCTGTTCAATGTAACGGAATAGCGTTATTTAGGGTATAAAATTCAAGCATTGATGTACGTACAAACGAAATGGCTAAATCTTCATATAAGTATTACATGGGTTAAGTCTGTTATTGGTTGAATGATGGGTTAATTCGGCACTGGGTAGCCCCACAATAATAATTGCACGAAGACAAAAGCAAGACCTAACCACCATTTGTGTCATTTACTTCTTAACTAAAATATTCATTTACTACCGCAGTTAATTGGTCGTTTCCTAACTCAATGTTAGTCAAATAATAAATGAAATAATCTTCTACTTCACTTTGTTTGAATAGACTCAGATATTGAAATGCAAGTAGTGTAGTATTGTCTATTCCATAATCATCTTCCAATTTTGTTTTTACATATTGAATTACTTGATTAATAAATCTATTGTCTTTTGTCTTAAAAAGAACATTAAGAACGAATGTCATCTCATCCTCGTTCTCTAGTTCAAAAATCTCACGCATCTCATTCTCATCTAATTCTTCTTGCAATAGCTCTTCCTTAACCAAATTAAATATTTTCAAAGCCTCTAATTCATCATTATAATAATCTTCCCAAAAACTTAGATAAGCAAATTGCTTCGGTAATAAAGCTGCACTATTATTGGGCTTGTTCCACAATATCCAATCAGAATTTACTTTCTCGGATACAATGTCAAATAAAGAGACTGAATAAGGCACAACTTGTTTTATATCATTTTCCAATCTATATAGTTCCTCGCCGTTTATGCTTGTTTCCACAGAATAAACCATATATTTTATATTTATTGATAGATTCTCTTTTTTCTCTAAATCCTCTTTAAGACGTACTCTCATTTATCTTACTCCTTTAATATTAAAATCGACATCCTGTTCAATTATCCAGAATAGGTCGTTTTCATTTGCTCTGAGATTCTTAGGTTTGGATACCTTCAATTTTATATCAAACGGGCTAATTCCTCCTGTTTTCTGATTTTGATAAAAATGAACTTCTCCCTTTCCATACGGAGTTTCATACTGTTGCTTTGATGTCATTTTAGCCCAATCTTCTATTTTATTACCGTCACTAGTTAATATCCCTCGAGCCTTATCATCCCATAAATCCTCGCCCTTAATGATGACATCGGAGTTAGATAAAACATCTTCTTTAAGAAGTGATTGCTTATACTGTTGATGTTTATAAATGTCACTAGCTTCACCCGCCCCCTCAGCATCACTCGCAAAATGCTGCAGGTCCAATTTCAGTCTACCCGGTCTAGGGGCGCTTGTCACAATTTCAGGTACGATATCGGCTACCTTACTCGCGGTCGATCCTACTTTAGCAGCATCCGTTGTGACAGTTGCTGCTTCGACTGTTTTTTCGACCTTGGAAGCTGTTGCTACTGCTTTGAGTTCTCCCGCTCCTACAAAGAACGATCCGATCGTCAGCGCGCTCTCCGTGAAGAATTTCGCTCTGCTTCTTGTATCGGCACTGTCTCCCGTTACATTCTTGCTCCATTCTGCACTGATCGCTCCACCGATGGCTTTCCCTGTTT comes from Paenibacillus sp. 19GGS1-52 and encodes:
- a CDS encoding helix-turn-helix domain-containing protein; protein product: MKVLVVDDEKLVRRGLISMMPWEKYGMKVISEAMNGSKALECMAVEPADIVFTDLMMPEMSGFELMEELKNHYPATLVVVLSCHEEFAFAQQAIRMGAIDYVVKNDLETDVMDEVLERIAMSVQNKASSRVETKQTSLQSKSFYDALFDLIGEPSGSLTVELPQRDIMEESSAEACQLLWQDLKWIYDNKQYEQLMQQTTLFRLSLPLLKNIVYPVLLKTGYLLLSLERSLHWISRLEQSRCWKDWRLVMQEERDYLGNLLFREKHTTEVVNGILQAVQYMHAKEELDFSQNEVADVANMSRTYFSQSFKGVTGKAFQDYVKELRLYKARQLLLQSSKPIYSIAQQVGFKDEKYFSKMFQKQYGLLPSAYRAQNPLQQNLWENSEGRG
- a CDS encoding histidine kinase, whose protein sequence is MNRKTGSLRRSFGGDTLRGQMYWTLLTSAMIPLIMTGTLALYSISSILDNKIEKGIEGNLQRVLQTLESTLNNLYDVSQQMSFEGFVGQDMEQLLETADSFEAAQLNTDIQRNINLLNASNLNTGLMFYYDSKKERMMYETLLTRDKQPLLTALPVMAARGDITYNSPHLTLYKYNDTPVFSIVRKMGDPEHPLYAYVETNSKVLQQVLNMEQYGMNAFHLLTDKNGVVLYSDKPDWFPEGSVYHNQQQKEYYAFEETAKQGWNLVVFISKRDYHRESRTWLVGFSLVAGLALVISLLLALRIWKVVLGPLQRIHRGIRDLTNRRAHVGLPMTGLKEFDYLIDRFNGMHHQIGELIVEVENKVKEQQEIEMEKLMAQINPHFLYNTVNTAQWLARMNGQHEIDRFLSLFTKVLKYNLAKSGKIVALHDEIQTLKDYVELQKIRYDYEFDVRYEIPQEIMDVSMPRFILQPIVENALYHGLPETGGVIVVSAQMRLDSIQIEVRDNGKGMTDAQIEDMLHGEKEIRNSSGMGIGLNYVIRSLNSFTEGRSKLEMVSTEQGGTTVSITIPDTRKDGAL
- a CDS encoding extracellular solute-binding protein; the protein is MKRRKLTTLLLGSILVLSACSNAADNTANNAGNNADAGKNNAETAVGKQDPYAPMAEQVTISIGKEAAVDPKLPSGSTVEDNELTRYFSEKLNIKYVDDWQATSSGDAYRQKVSLSLTGGDLPDVIVVDKQQLVQLVNADMLEDLTGVYENYVSPSLKAAYDSTNGYSLNSATFDGKLRAFPNVSPGADAENLLWVRQDWLDELNLPAPKTLDDIIAVTKAFQKKKGASGILGTQQIVNIGNSQYGFDTIFSAFDAYPELWVKDEQGKVVYGSIQPQMKEALAKLQDMVKEGLIDKEFAVKKPEQATELIVSGKAGIFFGPWWLPYSPLNDAVSQDSKAEWAAYLAPEGKEGKMNTHLAAASASYLVVRKGYEHPEAVLKTLNMQFDIDQLQGEGIVEMDPYQWMNMPFTLLLSNYDDKEKKALAVQSVIDGSAAVDTLQGEAKQVYESYLKDKETPKKDMAAWSQRNAFLTGALILAGDGVSQKQGVFYDQTDTMRGKWANLQKLEDETMLKIIMGSESVDYFDSFVEKWKSQGGDQITEEVEAQINK
- a CDS encoding ABC transporter permease subunit → MGKKSNALQYHLMLAPGMVFIIIFGIIPLFGIAIAFQDFIPVKGITGSKWVGFDNFIYMFQLDDSKRILFNTLYISILKMIMQVLVPVGTALLLHELVFNRSKRWFQTIIYLPHFLSWVILAGILTDMLSAQGIVNKIVKGLFGDTVFFLGSNFWFPIVVVLSDVWKEFGFNAIIFLAALTAINPSLYEAAEIDGAGRLRKIWSVTLPGILPTIVLITTLNIGQVLNAGFDQIYNLYNPLVYQSGDIIDTYVYRIGLVQYQFGLATAVGSMKSLVGFVLIFISYRLAAKYANYRIF
- a CDS encoding helix-turn-helix domain-containing protein; translation: MNDLWLKKSSQAANTYMDEVSRANQFTSHHNGYIKAPLKILRCIGLSAYEKLILIDLIAYMSDKALCYPTIETIAHDVGCSSKSIERHIKELAELPPLSSISADERENI